One Verrucomicrobiia bacterium DNA segment encodes these proteins:
- a CDS encoding PAS domain S-box protein, with translation MNVQYQALVVEDSIDDAFFIVRELQRGGLNVEFERVDTAAGVQAALKRKTWDFIICDFGLRGIDGLAVLTLYRRTGLDIPFIMVSGRLGEEHAVEMLKAGAHEYVIKENLARLVPAVNRELGAAQERRIRSQTDATTAYLASVVESCDDAVIGTMLDGRVLTWNASAERLFGYSASEMIGRSVSVLIPSYRPDNPHETLKKLSQGERCQAFETLRIRKDGSVVEVSLTISPIKDASGRFIGTSTVARDITRRKQEEKERLSLIQDLTAALAAKQDQLEPTKTHPES, from the coding sequence ATGAACGTCCAGTATCAAGCCTTGGTCGTCGAGGATTCCATCGACGATGCGTTTTTCATTGTCCGCGAACTGCAACGGGGCGGACTTAACGTGGAGTTCGAGCGAGTCGATACGGCGGCTGGGGTTCAGGCAGCGTTAAAGAGGAAGACCTGGGACTTTATTATCTGTGACTTTGGTCTGCGGGGGATTGACGGATTAGCGGTGCTGACTCTGTATCGCCGGACGGGCTTGGACATCCCGTTCATAATGGTCTCGGGGAGACTGGGCGAGGAGCACGCCGTCGAGATGCTTAAAGCCGGGGCTCACGAATATGTGATAAAAGAGAATTTGGCTCGCCTGGTGCCAGCGGTGAACCGCGAACTGGGCGCAGCTCAGGAACGTCGAATCCGCAGCCAGACAGACGCCACGACGGCCTATCTGGCTTCGGTGGTGGAATCCTGCGATGACGCCGTCATTGGCACAATGCTGGATGGAAGGGTCTTGACTTGGAATGCCAGCGCGGAACGGCTTTTTGGTTATTCGGCTTCGGAAATGATTGGCCGCTCAGTTTCGGTTCTGATTCCTTCCTATCGCCCGGACAACCCGCATGAGACGTTGAAAAAGCTGAGCCAAGGCGAACGGTGTCAGGCTTTTGAAACGCTGCGCATTCGCAAGGATGGCTCAGTGGTGGAAGTATCGCTAACCATTTCTCCAATTAAAGATGCGAGCGGGCGCTTCATCGGGACTTCAACAGTGGCGCGTGACATCACCCGCCGCAAGCAGGAGGAGAAGGAACGGTTGAGCCTCATTCAGGATTTGACGGCGGCTCTGGCGGCCAAGCAGGACCAATTGGAGCCAACGAAGACACATCCGGAGTCGTAG
- a CDS encoding response regulator codes for MAHKALILMVEDQENDALLIRRAFTKSGVLNPIQVVGNGEQAIAYLNGTGPFANRAEFPLPSLVLLDINMPGMDGFELLRWIRRESPFPGLRVVMLASSGEIRDVNRAYQLGANSFLVKPLDFERFAEITQALSGYWLWLDQAPEASRQPETKAVSDTEILRRIGLEPLGDPSSKSNSAGNLL; via the coding sequence ATGGCTCACAAAGCACTTATCTTGATGGTTGAAGACCAGGAGAATGATGCCCTTTTAATACGTCGGGCATTTACCAAGTCCGGGGTTCTCAACCCGATTCAGGTGGTCGGAAATGGTGAACAAGCCATCGCTTATTTAAACGGAACAGGCCCCTTCGCTAACCGTGCTGAATTTCCGCTGCCATCGCTGGTGCTGCTGGATATAAACATGCCAGGCATGGATGGCTTTGAACTGTTGCGATGGATTCGGCGCGAGTCCCCTTTCCCCGGTTTGCGCGTTGTGATGCTGGCATCCTCTGGTGAAATCCGAGATGTGAACAGGGCCTACCAACTGGGAGCAAACTCGTTCCTGGTGAAACCCCTGGATTTTGAGCGGTTCGCGGAAATCACCCAAGCCCTCAGCGGTTACTGGTTGTGGCTGGACCAAGCGCCCGAAGCGTCGCGCCAACCCGAAACCAAGGCCGTCAGTGACACTGAGATTCTCCGAAGGATTGGACTGGAACCCTTGGGCGACCCGTCGTCCAAAAGCAACTCGGCAGGAAATTTGTTGTGA
- a CDS encoding response regulator, whose amino-acid sequence MKLPGLSGFDVLKWIRIQPELATLRVVILTSSDETRDVSAAYQLGANSFLIKPLDFERFVEFSQAMGGYWLWSNEVPESSQAPEKNLLSEVEIRRRPSRF is encoded by the coding sequence ATCAAGCTGCCCGGCTTGAGCGGATTTGATGTGCTCAAGTGGATACGCATTCAGCCGGAATTGGCCACGCTCCGCGTCGTGATACTGACCTCATCGGATGAAACGCGCGATGTAAGCGCGGCCTACCAACTCGGGGCGAATTCCTTTCTGATCAAGCCTCTCGATTTTGAGCGCTTTGTAGAATTCAGCCAGGCAATGGGCGGTTATTGGCTCTGGTCGAACGAAGTGCCTGAATCGTCCCAGGCGCCAGAGAAAAATTTGCTTTCAGAGGTCGAAATTCGGCGGAGGCCATCGCGGTTTTAA
- a CDS encoding cytochrome c yields MSVTAQKYLVGFLGLILTGSVIATGYLDTQRRKKENAQQTSASAAAPAKPLSPELERGLKVYNEFSCQACHGPQGKGGVHNYNAQTAQEVPALIHVADGYKKDELIAKIQNGVPIEPKLDPNGPTPPLHMPGFKDLINQQQMEDLVAYLISLKPKGEDLGF; encoded by the coding sequence ATGAGCGTTACCGCGCAAAAATATCTCGTCGGCTTTCTGGGCCTGATTCTGACCGGCTCGGTCATCGCCACCGGCTACCTCGACACCCAACGCCGAAAAAAGGAAAACGCGCAGCAGACGAGCGCTTCCGCCGCCGCTCCCGCCAAGCCGCTCAGTCCTGAATTGGAACGCGGCCTCAAGGTTTACAACGAGTTCAGTTGCCAGGCTTGTCACGGACCGCAGGGCAAAGGGGGTGTGCACAACTACAATGCGCAGACTGCCCAGGAGGTCCCGGCGCTCATTCACGTGGCGGACGGTTACAAAAAGGATGAGCTGATCGCCAAAATTCAGAATGGGGTCCCCATCGAGCCAAAATTAGACCCCAATGGCCCGACTCCACCTCTCCACATGCCTGGATTCAAAGACCTCATCAACCAGCAACAAATGGAGGACTTGGTCGCCTACCTCATTAGCCTTAAGCCAAAGGGCGAAGACCTTGGCTTTTAG
- a CDS encoding cytochrome bc complex cytochrome b subunit produces MSQAGHWLHERVPVDPEVLRKPLREPLPVHMKAWLFCLGGTPLMLFCILAVTRILLTFYYVPYPAQAFASVSNITFKVRMGWFIRGIHQGAAQLMIVTVLLHMIRVFFTRAYRKPRELNWVLGVALFMLTLTFAFTGYSLVYDQLSYWATTIGTNMIAALPLLGKPLLYLLRGGPNVNPNTLSRFYDFHIGVLPTLMTLTVGAHLVLVRLHSVAPLEGEPHPKTYPFFPDHMLREAIVGLLILIGLVNYVIFFPPTVGALATPGNTPGHIRPEWYFFPTYRWLKLTTLTVGIWGSIVYVLGLFFWPFIDAALEKIAPRKHLWLIVGTAFFLMTIVFMLWEAIVG; encoded by the coding sequence ATGAGCCAGGCGGGGCATTGGCTTCACGAGCGGGTGCCTGTGGACCCGGAAGTCCTGCGCAAACCCCTGCGCGAGCCGCTCCCTGTTCACATGAAAGCATGGCTCTTTTGCCTCGGCGGGACCCCCTTGATGCTCTTTTGCATCCTGGCGGTTACTCGAATCCTGTTGACCTTCTATTATGTGCCATACCCTGCGCAAGCCTTCGCCAGTGTGAGCAACATCACCTTCAAAGTCCGCATGGGCTGGTTCATTCGAGGCATACACCAAGGGGCGGCCCAATTGATGATTGTCACCGTCCTGCTGCACATGATCCGGGTCTTCTTTACCCGCGCCTACCGCAAACCGAGGGAGCTCAACTGGGTCCTGGGCGTGGCCCTGTTTATGTTGACCCTAACATTTGCGTTCACGGGTTATTCGCTCGTTTACGATCAGCTCTCTTACTGGGCAACCACCATCGGCACCAACATGATTGCCGCACTGCCTCTGCTCGGTAAACCTTTGCTCTACTTGTTGCGTGGCGGACCGAATGTCAATCCCAATACATTGAGCCGCTTTTACGATTTTCACATCGGCGTGCTGCCCACCTTGATGACGTTGACCGTGGGCGCCCATCTCGTTCTCGTGCGCTTGCACAGTGTTGCGCCACTCGAAGGCGAGCCGCACCCCAAAACGTATCCGTTCTTTCCAGACCACATGTTGCGTGAGGCTATCGTTGGCCTTCTCATCCTCATTGGGCTTGTCAATTATGTGATTTTCTTTCCACCTACTGTCGGAGCCCTGGCGACTCCTGGCAATACACCGGGACATATCCGGCCCGAATGGTACTTCTTTCCCACTTATCGCTGGCTCAAGCTCACGACCCTCACGGTCGGCATTTGGGGCAGCATTGTTTATGTGCTTGGTTTATTTTTCTGGCCCTTTATTGATGCCGCCCTTGAAAAAATTGCGCCCCGCAAACATCTCTGGCTGATTGTCGGGACCGCATTTTTTTTAATGACCATTGTTTTCATGCTTTGGGAGGCGATTGTAGGCTGA